Proteins from a genomic interval of Diospyros lotus cultivar Yz01 chromosome 6, ASM1463336v1, whole genome shotgun sequence:
- the LOC127804886 gene encoding gamma carbonic anhydrase 1, mitochondrial-like encodes MGTLGRAIYTVGFWIRETGQAIDRLGSRLQGNYYFQEQLSRHRTLMNIFDKAPMVDKDAFVAPSASVIGDVQVGRGSSIWYGCVLRGDVNSISVGSGTNIQDNSLVHVAKSNLAGKVLPTIIGDNVTVGHSAVLHGCTVEDEAFVGMGATLLDGVVVEKNAMVAAGALVRQNTRIPCGEVWGGNPARFLRKLTEDEIAFISQSATNYVNLAQVHAAENAKSFDEIELEKVLRKKFARRDEDYDSMLGVVRETPPELILPDNIQPDKAPKAT; translated from the exons ATGGGCACGCTAGGAAGAGCAATCTACACGGTCGGATTCTGGATCCGCGAGACCGGTCAAGCCATCGATCGCCTCGGCAGCCGCCTCCAGGGCAACTACTACTTCCAAGAACAAC TGTCTAGGCATCGAACATTGATGAACATATTTGACAAGGCTCCTATGGTTGATAAGGATGCATTTGTGGCCCCTAGTGCTTCTGTTATTGGAGATGTTCAGGTTGGAAGAGGTTCATCCATTTGGTATGGATGTGTTTTGCGAG GTGATGTAAACAGCATCAGCGTTGGTTCTGGAACAAATATTCAGGATAATTCCCTTGTTCATGTAGCCAAATCTAATCTAGCAGGGAAGGTTTTGCCTACTATTATTGGTGACAATGTTACAGTAG GTCATAGTGCTGTGTTACACGGATGTACTGTTGAGGATGAGGCATTTGTTGGTATGGGTGCCACCTTGCTTGACGGAGTGGTGGTTGAGAAAAATGCCATGGTTGCTGCAGGCGCCCTTGTAAGACAGAATACAAGGATCCCCTGCGGAGAG GTTTGGGGAGGTAATCCGGCAAGGTTTCTCAGGAAGCTAACAGAAGATGAGATTGCCTTCATATCCCAATCAGCCACAAACTACGTCAACTTAGCGCAGGTTCATGCAGCTGAAAATGCGAAGAGCTTTGACGAGATTGAGTTGGAGAAGGTGCTGCGCAAGAAGTTTGCTCGTCGGGATGAGGATTACGATTCAATGTTGGGTGTTGTTCGGGAAACACCTCCTGAGCTCATACTTCCGGATAATATCCAACCAGACAAAGCACCCAAGGCCACTTAA
- the LOC127804807 gene encoding auxilin-like protein 1, producing MENLSHSLSKKTYNGNGFGAAKTAYDDVFGGPPKFGVPTLSPRLEDYAEIFGGFHASRGSSSIPVLDLPPVDAAVFSFDVRSSHFDYSEVFGSFDGLDFAVPFEELLYQSKATYDSSDEAWTPAQSESLSDESDPSACSERNGSLSNEESYQSCNGTKQFNVSYNKSSERSKEDMSNRVAHVTQLHAVPGFTYIVNETPSETMKDKNTQSQVTSDRNPTVNFSGELAEGKRLRKTMSHPSNSSFGMQTQGPEIQSMGSGKPASYKNEAFVTISDINLRTQPSQLPPPARPPPALGVKDGVPYREKSKLKASKSFAFGETAGDSSPPFFDVEVDASSSAAVSAAAVKDAMEKAQVKLRSAKELMERKKESLQNHTDVCLSNNAKEKEGKAGKALEVSNSFEDEKVHGTCERDHSGLRTFTSEERQKTMKKPEVISDSSKREEHINEVKTSENKKLGKEHISSQEFNKTNATVAWVEAAEFYEVVETNGPRKIFEQAKDRTFLVQNTNFHDRRSPRGNEERKVTAASRQQGKEDGEIKSDMEACEHDENKRRPKGNEESSRLGEHQENVKVKQEVCKLEKNGKKTRMAQQHENFEDLVAEAYKCEESDNLAEVQQKDNVMEVELEEAKEQIDGKRHKDARDREENESRLKETLERERYEKSRKAAIEQAETEKRLKKALDQEEKEKQQREAYERKEEKRLKEIHEREENERRLKEACEREENEKRLKEACEREENEKRLKEAQEREENEKRLKEVRAREENEKRLKEPLGQEENKKELKMDIENDDWEVHGKMLEITLKQEENDKRLKLAHERDENQNRIAEDRKWEEIEKNLSSTLQQGENVNEQKEGHEREENEETLNGACKRQVNESRLKETWEQEQNKKPLQEAYEREESGKRSKEAIRQKEIEKRSEEFNKSKEAQKKIEDVGYSEELKKERKDNEKNERDENERKLKSDRGAFVHKTFKAPDNDCMLNDLENLQPGLVTSRHDKVSMKVKKTEGEAFLFEEDNTLRTEPTHSEAKLEAVEIGEPQVDRDRRTPTISSNPGRPNVLTNELGERGTNVKEDQVIFDKEEGKDKFMPSQVVRELNERERNTGTDQPTVFDGKRNAQSTVQKVSTRQNTERKEKNMTEILAPEERERERIKRERELEMDRLRKLEEEREREREREKDRMAVDRATLEARDRAFAEARERAERVAVERATAEVRQRAMTEARERLEKASAEARERSLAEKASTEARLRAERAAVERATAEARERAFQKAMAEKATFEARERVERPIADKSSGSYKNGGMRQTSSVSDMQTQGVGSAGVSIYSYSAVHGGVEGESPQRCKARLERHRRTAERAARALAEKNMRDLLAQREQAERNRLAEMLDAEVRRWSSGKEGNLRALLSTLQYILGHDSGWQPIPLTEVITSAAVKKAYRKATLCVHPDKLQQRGASIQQKYICEKVFDLLKEAWNKFNSEER from the exons ATGGAGAATCTCTCGCACTCCCTTTCCAAGAAAACATACAATGGCAATGGCTTCGGGGCGGCCAAGACCGCGTACGACGACGTCTTCGGCGGCCCGCCCAAGTTCGGAGTCCCCACTCTCTCCCCACGGCTCGAGGACTACGCCGAGATTTTCGGCGGCTTTCACGCCTCCCGGGGCTCCTCGTCTATTCCGGTGCTGGATCTGCCTCCGGTCGACGCCGCCGTCTTTTCCTTCGATGTCCGGAGCTCCCACTTCGACTACTCCGAAGTGTTCGGCAGCTTTGACGGTCTGGATTTCGCTGTTCCGTTCGAGGAATTGCTCTACCAGTCCAAGGCTACCTACGATTCCTCCGACGAAGCATG GACTCCAGCTCAGAGTGAATCTTTGTCAGATGAGTCTGACCCTTCTGCTTGTTCAGAAAGGAATGGAAGCTTGTCAAATGAGGAATCCTATCAGTCATGTAATGGCACTAAGCAGTTCAATGTCTCATATAACAAGTCTAGTGAAAGAAGCAAGGAAGATATGTCAAACAGGGTGGCCCATGTAACTCAACTGCATGCTGTCCCTGGATTCACTTATATTGTTAATGAAACTCCTTCAGAGACAATGAAGGATAAGAATACACAATCTCAAGTAACTTCTGATCGAAATCCAACTGTGAATTTTAGTGGGGAACTAGCAGAAGGAAAGCGACTAAGGAAAACTATGTCACACCCTTCAAACAGTAGTTTTGGAATGCAGACCCAGGGACCTGAAATCCAATCTATGGGATCTGGCAAACCAGCTTCTTATAAGAATGAAGCATTTGTAACCATATCTGATATCAACCTAAGGACTCAGCCTTCACAATTGCCACCACCTGCGCGGCCACCACCTGCTTTAGGAGTGAAAGATGGAGTTCCTTACAGAGAAAAATCAAAGCTCAAAGCTTCTAAAAGTTTTGCATTTGGAGAGACGGCCGGTGATAGCTCCCCACCTTTCTTTGATGTAGAGGTAGATGCAAGCTCTTCTGCTGCTGTCTCTGCCGCAGCAGTTAAAGATGCAATGGAGAAAGCTCAAGTAAAGCTAAGAAGTGCAAAAGAATTGATGGAGAGAAAGAAGGAGTCTCTTCAAAATCATACAGATGTGTGTTTGAGTAAtaatgcaaaagaaaaggagggaaaagcAGGCAAGGCACTTGAAGTTTCCAACTCTTTTGAAGATGAGAAAGTGCATGGAACCTGTGAAAGAGATCATAGTGGACTGAGAACTTTTACCTCGGAGGAAAGACAGAAAACAATGAAGAAACCAGAAGTTATTTCAGATTCAAGTAAAAGGGAAGAACATATAAATGAGGTTAAAACATCTGAAAATAAAAAGCTTGGAAAGGAGCATATCTCATCTcaagaatttaataaaactaATGCAACTGTTGCATGGGTGGAAGCTGCAGAATTTTATGAAGTAGTTGAAACAAATGGACCAAGAAAGATCTTTGAGCAAGCAAAAGATCGAACATTTTTAGTGCAAAATACAAACTTTCACGATAGAAGGTCACCCAGAGGAAATGAAGAGAGAAAAGTGACTGCAGCATCTCGACAGCAAGGAAAGGAGGATGGTGAAATAAAATCTGATATGGAGGCTTGCGAGCATGATGAAAACAAGAGAAGGCCCAAAGGAAATGAAGAGTCGAGCAGGCTAGGGGAGCATCAAGAAAATGTGAAAGTGAAGCAAGAGGTTTGTAAACTGGAAAAGAATGGAAAGAAGACAAGAATGGCCCAGCAGCATGAAAACTTTGAGGACTTAGTAGCTGAAGCTTATAAATGTGAAGAGAGTGATAACCTGGCAGAAGTTCAGCAGAAAGACAATGTAATGGAAGTTGAATTAGAGGAGGCTAAAGAACAAATAGATGGCAAAAGACACAAGGATGCTCGTGacagagaagaaaatgaaagtagaCTGAAAGAAACTCTTGAGAGGGAAAGATATGAGAAAAGTCGCAAAGCGGCTATTGAGCAAGCAGAAACTGAGAAAAGACTAAAGAAAGCCCTGGAccaagaagaaaaggagaagcaacAACGTGAAGCTTATGAAAGAAAAGAGGAGAAGAGACTTAAAGAGATACatgaaagagaagagaatgagaggAGACTTAAAGAGGCATgtgaaagagaagagaatgagaaGAGACTTAAAGAGGCATgtgaaagagaagagaatgagaaaaggCTTAAAGAGGcacaagagagagaagagaacgAGAAGAGACTTAAAGAGGTGCGTGcaagagaagagaatgagaaGAGGCTTAAGGAGCCTCTTGGGCAGGAAGAGAATAAGAAGGAACTAAAAATGGATATTGAGAATGATGATTGGGAAGTGCATGGAAAGATGCTGGAAATTACTCTAAAGCAGGAAGAGAATGATAAAAGACTAAAACTGGCCCATGAAAGAGATGAAAATCAGAATAGGATTGCAGAGGATCGTAAATGGGAAGAGATTGAGAAGAATTTGAGTAGTACTCTTCAGCAGGGAGAAAATGTTAATGAACAGAAAGAGGGTcatgaaagagaagaaaatgaggaaacaCTAAATGGTGCTTGTAAAAGGCAAGTAAATGAGAGTAGACTTAAAGAGACCTGGGAACAAGAACAAAATAAGAAACCACTGCAGGAAGCTTATGAAAGAGAAGAGAGTGGGAAGAGATCAAAAGAGGCTATCAGGCAGAAGGAAATTGAGAAAAGATCTGAAGAGTTTAATAAGAGTAAAGAAGCTCAGAAGAAGATTGAAGATGTAGGCTATTCGGAAGAActtaagaaagaaaggaaagacaatgagaaaaatgagagggATGAAAATGAAAGGAAACTAAAATCTGATCGAGGAGCTTTTGTGCACAAGACTTTTAAGGCACCTGATAATGATTGTATGCTGAATGACCTCGAGAACCTACAACCAGGACTAGTAACCAGCAGACATGACAAAGTAAGCATGAAAGTGAAAAAGACCGAAGGTGAGGCCTTCTTATTTGAAGAGGATAACACCCTGAGGACTGAACCCACACATAGCGAGGCTAAACTGGAAGCTGTTGAAATTGGAGAGCCACAGGTGGACAGAGATAGAAGGACTCCTACCATTTCCTCTAATCCTGGGAGGCCAAATGTTCTAACTAATGAACTAGGAGAGAGGGGGACTAATGTCAAGGAGGATCAAGTGATATTTGACAAGGAAGAAGGGAAAGACAAATTCATGCCTTCACAAGTGGTAAGGGAGTTGAATGAAAGAGAAAGGAACACGGGAACTGATCAGCCAACTGTCTTTGATGGAAAAAGAAATGCACAAAGCACAGTTCAGAAGGTTAGCACTAGACAAAACActgaaagaaaagagaagaatatGACTGAAATCCTCGCaccagaagagagagagagagaaaggataaaaagagaaagagagctgGAAATGGACCGCCTGCGAAAGCTGGaggaagaaagggaaagggagagGGAAAGGGAGAAGGACCGAATGGCTGTTGATAGAGCAACTCTTGAAGCTCGTGATAGGGCATTTGCTGAAGCCCGTGAGAGAGCAGAAAGGGTTGCGGTGGAGAGAGCAACTGCTGAAGTTAGACAACGAGCAATGACAGAGGCCCGAGAAAGATTAGAAAAAGCATCTGCAGAGGCTAGAGAGAGGTCTTTAGCTGAGAAGGCTTCTACGGAGGCCAGGCTCAGGGCAGAGCGTGCTGCAGTAGAAAGAGCTACTGCAGAGGCCCGAGAACGTGCCTTCCAAAAAGCAATGGCTGAGAAGGCCACTTTTGAGGCACGAGAACGTGTTGAAAGACCAATTGCTGATAAGTCATCTGGTTCTTACAAGAACGGTGGAATGAGACAAACCTCTTCAGTTTCT GACATGCAAACTCAGGGTGTTGGGTCTGCTGGTGTGTCCATTTATTCCTACTCTGCAGTTCATGGTG GAGTTGAAGGTGAATCACCTCAGAGGTGTAAGGCTAGGTTAGAGAGGCATCGGAGAACTGCTGAACGTGCG